The following are from one region of the Silene latifolia isolate original U9 population chromosome 9, ASM4854445v1, whole genome shotgun sequence genome:
- the LOC141600927 gene encoding uncharacterized protein LOC141600927: protein MSLSSAILRLVREAALSDQDFGLNEFDLGLNIFDYFINNQEKEGDSVLKGVEAGLGVEGKKANKEAGECSKANEKVLFGVDDLDVNVSSDVDYDSDELRSLQKGKKLSKGLKFPSVEIFRKALIHHSVKNGYDFWYSHNGRDRVTAQCYNRCNCEWNKKRSKLGKSVCEVDNPCRFYVYARKLRDQETFQIKGLRLKHKCVMSNYNRKIGSEFLADKYLEFWRTNLDGNIKRFHNHVRVHVSYMRCWLARSRVKLVIHGNGNDQYARFSFLDCDNIDRPPLIFKRFYTCLKACKEGFKIGCRPILGIDGCHLKGVYPGMCLVAVELDGNNNIYPVAWAVVEVENRDSWTWFLELLSHDIEKVDEEGLTVMSDRHKGLVEALDNVVPKANIRFCARHIWATFKLRWSGQLFKETFWAAARALTMAYLKREMKGIEFLSKDAHDYLIDIPLQHWSRHTFDVNCKSNLLLNNLCEVFNAVLKEARDKSILTPLEWMRRYDEASFATFMQSDDGEFGVELKGEQFFVNLKTRSCGCRWFVCILQQFVCSDELWQQLPFKQ from the exons atgAGTCTGAGTTCAGCGATTCTGAGGTTAGTGCGTGAAGCAGCTTTGAGTGATCAAGATTTTGGTTTGAATGAGTTTGACCTTGGTTTGAATATTTttgattatttcattaataatcaagaaaaagagggagactcAGTATTAAAGGGAGTGGAAGCTGGATTAGGTGTTGAGGGGAAGAAGGCAAATAAAGAAGCTGGTGAATGTTCAAAAGCAAATGAGAAGGTTTTATTTGGGGTTGATGACTTAGATGTTAATGTCAGTTCAGATGTGGATTATGACTCAGATGAGCTAAGAAGTCTTCA GAAAGGTAAAAAACTCAGCAAAGGGTTAAAGTTCCCAAGTGTTGAAATATTCAGAAAGGCTTTAATCCATCATAGTGTGAAGAATGGTTATGATTTCTGGTATTCTCACAATGGAAGGGACAGGGTGACAGCACAATGCTACAATAGGTGTAACTGTGAGTGGAACAAGAAAAGGTCAAAGCTGGGTAAGAGTGTATGTGAGGTTGATAATCCTTGTAGGTTTTATGTGTATGCTAGGAAGTTGAGAGACCAAGAGACATTTCAGATCAAAGGTTTGAGGTTGAAGCATAAGTGTGTAATGTCAAATTACAATAGAAAGATTGGTTCTGAGTTCCTTGCTGATAAATACTTAGAGTTCTGGAGAACTAACTTGGATGGGAATATAAAAAGATTTCACAACCATGTTAGGGTCCATGTCAGTTACATGAGGTGTTGGTTGGCAAGGTCAAGAGTCAAGCTGGTTATCCATGGGAATGGCAATGACCAATATGCCAGG TTCAGCTTTTTGGATTGTGATAATATTGATAGGCCTCCTCTTATATTTAAGAGGTTTTACACATGCCTGAAAGCTTGCAAAGAAGGGTTTAAAATAGGATGTAGACCTATACTTGGGATTGATGGCTGTCATTTGAAAGGAGTATACCCAGGCATGTGTTTAGTGGCAGTTGAGTTAGATGGGAATAATAACATCTACCCAGTAGCATGGGCAGTGGTGGAGGTGGAGAACAGGGATTCTTGGACCTGGTTTTTAGAGCTCTTAAGCCATGACATTGAGAAGGTGGACGAGGAAGGCTTAACTGTGATGTCAGACAGGCATAAAGGTTTAGTAGAGGCCCTAGATAATGTGGTTCCAAAGGCCAACATAAGGTTCTGTGCAAGACATATTTGGGCCACTTTTAAGCTCAGATGGAGTGGTCAGTTATTCAAAGAAACATTTTGGGCAGCAGCTAGAGCATTGACAATG GCTTATCTCAAGAGAGAAATGAAGGGCATAGAGTTCTTATCAAAGGATGCACATGACTACTTGATTGACATTCCCCTTCAACATTGGTCTAGGCATACATTTGATGTAAACTGCAAGTCAAACCTTCTTCTGAACAATTTGTGTGAAGTATTCAATGCAGTTTTGAAAGAAGCAAGAGATAAATCAATACTCACACCCTTAGAATGGATGAGGAGATAT GATGAGGCCAGTTTTGCTACATTTATGCAATCTGATGATGGTGAGTTTGGGGTTGAGCTGAAAGGAGAGCAATTTTTTGTGAACTTAAAGACTAGGTCATGTGGGTGCAG